The Girardinichthys multiradiatus isolate DD_20200921_A chromosome 11, DD_fGirMul_XY1, whole genome shotgun sequence DNA window aatcaatGCAATACAAAAAATTTATTAGTCAATTTAATCCTCCTAATATCTACAGCTCAGCTTTTTCCTAATTAATGTACTAGTCAACTGTGTGATACAATATTTagctttaaaaatacattttgtaatcAATTAAGCATAGTCATGCATGGGGGTGATCGTCCTAACTACAATTCAAATCAAGTTCTGCTGAGAGCCCCAAACTACCTTGAGCCAGCTATGGAAATATAACCGCTTAGGACCCCCGTTCAAACTAAAATAGTCAAGTgacctccttctcctcctggtAGATAATGATTGGAGTCAAATACCAGTTTTTCTCCCCCACATCAGACTTACTGTAGTAGGTTAATGGAacatttaattgtttcagcAAATGTAAGATTACCCCCTGTCAAATAAAAACTTAAGCATGGTCTGTATGAAGACAGCGAGCGTATAAATACCCATAACTTCAAACATGCAAAATGGCAAAGGGACAAAGTAACCTATAACTATCAGTAAATGTCCAAATAGTCAGTGGGGGTATTTGCATAATTAGCACCCTTGGCAGACTCCTTCTGTCACCCCATACACAAACATTCATAACCCCAATGAAGCCCAACCCCAGCTAGCCCCGTTATATGTGCAACTTATCAAAGGCATCTGATAAATACTGATTAGACTGATTTTAACAGTGTATctgagaaaaattatttttctcccCAGAGATTTCAGAAAATTAAACTGATCATATTATAAGTTAGATTTGATAAGCCTATATATTGTACTTATATACTAATGCCAAGAAAGCACTAAAAtgccttgtgttttttttttactaaggtTTCTCAGATtgcatttttaacaaatcttCAGTGTAGATTTACTTTTGAGGtccaaccacaaaaaaaaacatgtacacTTTTTAACTAAAGCCCAGCAAGAACAGTGCAGTTTCGGGTAAACTTGAAAACGCCCTTTAATTTATCTAAAGCATAATTTGAATTGACTGGATATGCAAATAAGAATTAAAACTCTTTAGGCGCCCCCTTGGCCATATAGTCCTGGGTAGAAAGCCATTTTTAGAAAGTGCCACTTGTCAAGGTGCACATCTTTGAGTAAGACATATTGACCAACACCCACCTGGAAGTTTGAGTTCTTACAGGATCGGGGAACCGTAGTCTTGAAGTCCTTTTCTAAGTCCTCGCCACTTTGATCCGTGTCAGTATCAGACTTGGCTTGCTCAGAGGCTTCAGCTGGACCCCGTCCAGCGCCGTCGCTGAGACTCTTCAGGTAGACCCTGCGGTCAAACACCGGCGAGTAGATGGACACAGGTCGGAGGAAGCGCAGGTTGCTCACGGGCGGCGTGCCGAAGAGCGCCTTTCCCCCCGCTTTGGTCGCACAGAGGCTCTCTTCGGGGGTCTTGCAGGAGGTGGGAGGTTCGTCGAAAAGCAGCGTCTTTGGACCAAGAGAACATTGGACGATCTTATCTACTTTGGCGTTCACCTGCACGCCGCACTCTTTGGTGTTCGCCTTCCTGCAAGGTGGTGCAGGGGGTAAACTGTGGTTGACTTGGGACAGGATGGTCTTGCAGATCTCAAAGTAGTTGAGGCCCTGAGGGATGAGAAAACGGCCCCCTCTCTTCCCCCAGCTGCCGCCATGAATCGGAGGAGGGCACGCCGAACTGCCGTGGATGTTGAAGGGGGGGACCG harbors:
- the zar1l gene encoding ZAR1-like protein, with translation MEGFLSTVPPFNIHGSSACPPPIHGGSWGKRGGRFLIPQGLNYFEICKTILSQVNHSLPPAPPCRKANTKECGVQVNAKVDKIVQCSLGPKTLLFDEPPTSCKTPEESLCATKAGGKALFGTPPVSNLRFLRPVSIYSPVFDRRVYLKSLSDGAGRGPAEASEQAKSDTDTDQSGEDLEKDFKTTVPRSCKNSNFQFLEQRYGFFHCKKCNIRWESAYVWCISGTSKVYYKQLCRKCQVGFNPYRVESIVCKGCSQTCCSCEKKQRHINMKRPHRQDLCCRCKGMRLSCDATYSFKYIV